In the genome of Pseudomonas lalucatii, the window TGCTGCACAATCAGCGCCACCGGCACGGCAAAGGTCATGCCGCTGCCTGGGTCGGTAATCATCGCGGTATGGCTGCTGCTACTGGCCACATCCAGTTGCAGGCGCAGGCCTTGGGAGCGCAGCTCGCCATAGGCCAGGCCCACCAGGTTCTCGGCCATGTACAGCGGCACGTCCAGCGCGTGCTGCAGGTGGCTCACCGCGCGGGTGAACAGCAACTGCTCGTTGCCCAGGTACTCGCCCTGGTGGCGCTGCAAAAACGCCATCGCGGCGGCCTGCATGCTGTCGCGGTATTCCGTTTCGCTGGGGATGTTCATGCGCTTGCCTCCGCTGCATCGAGCAGGTCCAGTTGATCGGTTTTTTCCCGCAGGTCGCGTCGCGCCTGCATTCGCTGTATCGCCGGCGCCACCGGCAGCACCACCAGCGGCTTCTCCATGCCCGAAGGGCTCAGGGCGTAATCCCACGTCAGCGAGCCGCTAAACGT includes:
- a CDS encoding ogr/Delta-like zinc finger family protein, translating into MSVYKLVCPACGHRMRIRNSEGQTPVFRSMYAQCMHLPCGATFSGSLTWDYALSPSGMEKPLVVLPVAPAIQRMQARRDLREKTDQLDLLDAAEASA